Proteins encoded by one window of Mycolicibacterium sp. ND9-15:
- a CDS encoding Trm112 family protein, with protein sequence MALDEKLLDILVCPQDRGPLLLISDEYLYNPRLRRAYRIDDGIPVLLIDEAVAINDEAEHQRMLDRASGEAG encoded by the coding sequence GTGGCCCTCGACGAGAAGCTGCTCGACATCCTGGTCTGTCCTCAGGATCGCGGTCCCCTGCTATTGATTTCGGACGAATACCTCTACAACCCGCGGCTGCGCCGGGCCTATCGCATCGATGACGGCATCCCGGTGTTGCTGATCGACGAGGCCGTCGCCATCAACGACGAGGCCGAGCATCAGCGGATGCTGGACCGCGCGTCAGGCGAAGCCGGGTAG
- a CDS encoding acyl-CoA synthetase, with product MDLSAITKPVGRLVATAQNGLEVLRYGGLETGAVPSPFQIIQSVPMYRLRRYFPPDTRPGTKPPGPPVLMVHPMMMSADMWDVTRDDGAVGILHKAGIDPWVIDFGSPDKIEGGMERTLADHVVALSEAIDTVKEVTGRDVHLAGYSQGGMFAYQTAAYRRSKDLASIIAFGAPVDTLAALPMNLPPSVAPAAADFMADHVFSRIDIPGWLARTGFQMLDPIKTAQSRIDFLRQLHDREALLPREQQRRFLASEGWIAWSGPAIAELLKQFIAHNRMMSGGFSIHGDLVTLSDIDCPVLAVIGEVDDIGQPAAVRGIKRAAPKADIHEFLIRAGHFGLVVGSKAASQTWPTVAQWVKWLDGSGDRPGGVNPMTVQQADPNESGVSFSSRVAHTTAAATEMAWSLARSAADAVLTANRSARALAVETARTLPRLARLGQINEHTRISFGRILSEQASDFPRGDCLLFDGRVHTYDAVDRRINNVVRGLIEVGVRQGAHVGVLMETRPSALVAIAALSRLGAVAVLMPPDVDLPTAARLGSVSDIIADPSSLEAARQLGMRVLILGGGESRDLDVPEDADVIDMEKIDPDAVELPGWYRPNPGLARDLAFIGFSSVSGELVARQITNARWAISAFGTASAANLSRADTVYCLTPLHHQSGLLVALGGAAVGGSRIALSRGLRPDRFLNEIRQYGVTVVTYTWAMLREVIDDPSFALHGSHPVRLFIGSGMPSGLWKRVVEIFEPALVVEFFATTDGQAVLANVSGAKIGSKGRPLPGGRELELAAYDPDEDLILEDERGFVRRAEPNEVGVLIARPRGPVDPTSPVKRGVFAPADTWVSTEYLFRRDDDGDYWLVDSRGAVIHTDRGCVYASTVNDAAGCLGAVDLAVTYPVEANGRQLAVTALELCPGGSIPSADLSEALADLAVGNPPDIVHVVPQMALSASYRPLVSPLRAQGVPKPSRNAWFLDPDTNRYKRLTVAVRAEMAEGLPE from the coding sequence GTGGATCTGTCGGCGATAACCAAGCCGGTCGGACGACTGGTCGCCACCGCCCAAAACGGGCTGGAGGTGCTTCGTTACGGCGGCCTGGAAACCGGCGCGGTGCCCTCGCCATTCCAGATCATCCAGAGCGTGCCCATGTACCGGCTACGGCGCTACTTTCCGCCCGACACGAGGCCGGGGACAAAGCCACCCGGTCCGCCCGTGCTGATGGTTCATCCGATGATGATGTCCGCCGACATGTGGGATGTCACCCGTGACGACGGTGCCGTGGGCATCCTGCACAAAGCGGGCATCGACCCGTGGGTCATCGACTTCGGCTCCCCCGACAAGATCGAGGGCGGCATGGAACGCACGCTCGCCGATCACGTCGTCGCCCTGAGCGAGGCGATCGACACCGTCAAAGAGGTCACCGGCCGCGACGTGCACCTGGCCGGTTACTCGCAGGGCGGCATGTTCGCCTACCAGACCGCCGCCTACCGCCGGTCGAAAGACCTCGCGAGCATCATCGCGTTCGGCGCGCCGGTCGACACCCTGGCCGCGCTGCCCATGAACCTGCCCCCGAGCGTGGCCCCCGCGGCCGCCGACTTCATGGCCGACCATGTGTTCAGCCGGATCGACATTCCCGGTTGGCTCGCCCGCACCGGTTTCCAGATGCTCGACCCGATCAAAACCGCGCAGTCGCGCATCGACTTCCTGCGGCAGCTGCACGACCGCGAGGCGCTGCTGCCCCGCGAACAGCAACGCCGCTTCCTGGCCTCCGAAGGGTGGATCGCCTGGTCGGGCCCTGCCATCGCCGAACTCCTCAAACAGTTCATCGCACACAACCGGATGATGAGCGGCGGCTTCTCCATCCACGGTGACCTTGTCACGCTGTCGGACATCGACTGCCCGGTGTTGGCTGTGATCGGCGAGGTCGACGACATCGGCCAACCCGCCGCGGTTCGCGGAATCAAGCGGGCCGCGCCGAAGGCTGATATTCACGAATTCCTCATCCGCGCAGGGCATTTCGGCCTTGTTGTCGGGTCGAAGGCGGCCAGCCAGACGTGGCCGACGGTCGCGCAGTGGGTCAAATGGCTGGATGGCTCCGGCGACCGCCCCGGGGGCGTCAACCCGATGACGGTGCAGCAGGCGGACCCCAACGAATCAGGCGTTTCGTTCAGCTCGCGGGTGGCGCACACCACCGCCGCCGCCACCGAGATGGCGTGGAGCCTCGCACGTTCGGCGGCCGACGCGGTCCTGACCGCGAACAGGTCCGCGCGGGCGTTGGCCGTCGAGACGGCGCGCACACTGCCGCGCCTGGCCCGCCTCGGCCAGATCAACGAGCACACTCGCATTTCGTTCGGCCGGATCCTGTCCGAGCAGGCCAGTGACTTCCCTCGCGGCGACTGTCTGCTGTTCGACGGTCGCGTCCACACCTACGACGCCGTGGACCGCCGCATCAACAACGTCGTCCGCGGACTCATCGAGGTCGGGGTACGCCAGGGCGCGCATGTCGGGGTGTTGATGGAGACCCGGCCCAGTGCGCTGGTGGCGATCGCGGCGCTGTCACGGCTCGGCGCGGTGGCCGTGCTGATGCCGCCGGACGTCGATCTGCCCACCGCCGCCCGGCTGGGCTCGGTGTCGGACATCATCGCCGATCCGAGCAGCCTCGAAGCCGCCCGGCAACTCGGCATGCGCGTGTTGATCCTCGGCGGCGGCGAGTCCCGCGACCTGGACGTTCCGGAGGACGCCGACGTCATCGACATGGAGAAGATCGACCCGGACGCCGTCGAGCTTCCCGGCTGGTACCGACCCAATCCAGGCCTCGCGCGCGACCTTGCGTTCATCGGATTCAGCTCGGTCAGCGGAGAACTGGTCGCACGACAAATCACCAACGCCCGCTGGGCTATCTCGGCATTCGGTACCGCGTCCGCGGCCAACCTCAGCCGCGCTGACACGGTCTACTGCCTGACCCCGCTGCACCACCAGTCCGGGCTGCTCGTCGCGCTGGGCGGTGCTGCCGTCGGTGGCTCGCGGATCGCGCTGTCCCGAGGCCTGCGGCCCGATCGGTTCCTCAACGAGATTCGCCAGTACGGGGTCACGGTGGTGACCTACACGTGGGCGATGCTGCGCGAGGTCATCGACGATCCGTCGTTCGCGCTGCACGGCAGTCACCCGGTGCGGTTGTTCATCGGATCCGGTATGCCGAGCGGACTGTGGAAGCGCGTCGTGGAGATTTTCGAACCGGCTCTCGTCGTCGAGTTCTTCGCCACCACGGACGGACAAGCTGTGCTGGCCAATGTGTCCGGCGCGAAGATCGGCAGTAAGGGCCGGCCGTTGCCGGGGGGCAGGGAACTCGAGTTGGCGGCCTACGACCCGGACGAGGACCTGATCCTGGAGGACGAGCGGGGGTTCGTGCGTCGGGCCGAACCCAACGAGGTCGGTGTGCTGATCGCCCGTCCGCGCGGCCCGGTTGACCCGACCTCCCCGGTCAAGCGCGGTGTCTTCGCCCCGGCCGACACCTGGGTGTCGACGGAATACCTGTTCCGCCGCGATGACGACGGCGACTACTGGCTCGTCGACAGCCGCGGTGCGGTCATCCACACCGATCGGGGCTGTGTCTACGCCTCTACCGTCAACGACGCGGCCGGCTGTCTCGGGGCGGTCGACCTCGCGGTCACCTATCCGGTGGAGGCCAATGGCCGTCAACTGGCCGTCACCGCTCTGGAGTTGTGTCCCGGCGGCAGCATCCCGTCCGCCGACCTCTCGGAGGCGCTGGCGGATCTCGCGGTGGGCAACCCGCCCGACATCGTCCACGTGGTGCCGCAGATGGCGCTCAGCGCGTCCTACCGGCCGCTCGTGAGCCCGCTGCGAGCGCAGGGTGTTCCGAAGCCGTCACGTAACGCCTGGTTCCTCGACCCCGATACGAACCGGTACAAGCGGTTGACCGTCGCCGTCCGTGCCGAGATGGCCGAGGGCCTGCCGGAATGA
- a CDS encoding ABC-F family ATP-binding cassette domain-containing protein yields MANLINVERATIGSGTRTLLDAVSLGIEEGDAIGVVGRNGDGKTTLLEILTLTCAPDSGRVTHTSGLSVGYLRQSDDFAVDETVRDVIVGGRADHVWAAEPETRDVVSHLLADVALDSAVGRLSGGERRRVALSAVLIAGHDVLVLDEPTNHLDVEVIGWLATHLNRRGAKAIVVVSHDRWFLDAVCTRTWEVHARTVDGYEGGYAAYVLARAERMRLAAGAETRRQNLMRKELAWLRRGPPARTSKPKFRIQAANELIANEPPPRNSLVLQRFATTRLGKDVFDLHRVRLEAGDTVVLDKVDWSIGPGARIGLVGVNGTGKTTVLRLLAGELAPTAGTIKRGATLKIGYLSQSLAELDGADRVLDAVENRRRITELAGGGEISADTLLRDFGFSGDKLTARVADLSGGERRRLQFLRLLLDEPNVLLLDEPTNDLDIDTLTVIEDYLDGWPGTLIVVTHDRYFLERVCDVTYALTGGGRCELLPGGIEQYLAGRAVAASRAAPASSESAPQVETASARERRAGKEMARIEGQLEKLEARIAELHEAMAEAAADHVRLGELNVELQELLGRKESLEEAWLAAAEA; encoded by the coding sequence ATGGCGAACCTGATCAATGTCGAGCGCGCGACGATCGGCTCCGGCACCCGCACGCTCCTCGACGCGGTCAGTCTGGGCATCGAGGAGGGCGATGCGATCGGCGTCGTGGGCCGCAACGGCGACGGAAAGACCACGCTGCTGGAGATCCTGACGCTCACCTGCGCGCCGGACTCGGGTCGGGTCACCCACACGTCCGGGCTGTCGGTGGGATACCTGCGGCAAAGCGATGACTTCGCCGTCGACGAAACCGTGCGCGACGTGATCGTCGGCGGCCGAGCCGACCACGTCTGGGCGGCCGAACCCGAGACGCGCGACGTGGTCTCACACCTGTTGGCCGACGTCGCCCTCGACAGCGCGGTCGGCCGGCTGTCCGGCGGTGAGCGGCGCCGGGTGGCGCTGTCCGCGGTGTTGATCGCCGGCCATGACGTGCTTGTGCTCGATGAGCCGACCAACCACCTCGACGTCGAGGTCATCGGGTGGTTGGCCACCCACCTGAATCGGCGCGGGGCCAAGGCGATCGTGGTGGTGAGCCACGATCGGTGGTTCCTCGACGCGGTGTGCACCAGGACGTGGGAGGTGCACGCCAGGACCGTCGACGGATACGAGGGCGGTTATGCGGCCTACGTCCTCGCACGGGCAGAGCGGATGCGGCTCGCGGCCGGTGCGGAGACGCGCAGGCAGAACCTGATGCGCAAGGAGTTGGCGTGGTTGCGGCGCGGTCCGCCGGCGCGGACGTCGAAACCGAAGTTCCGCATCCAGGCCGCCAACGAGCTGATCGCCAACGAACCGCCGCCGCGGAATTCACTCGTTCTGCAGCGGTTCGCCACCACCCGGCTCGGTAAGGATGTATTCGACCTGCACCGGGTCCGGCTCGAGGCGGGCGACACCGTCGTGCTGGACAAGGTCGACTGGTCGATCGGGCCCGGTGCGCGCATCGGGCTGGTCGGCGTCAACGGAACGGGAAAGACGACGGTGCTGCGACTGCTGGCCGGCGAACTCGCGCCGACGGCAGGCACGATCAAGCGGGGCGCCACGCTGAAGATCGGCTATCTGAGCCAGTCGCTGGCCGAACTCGACGGGGCCGACCGGGTGCTCGACGCCGTCGAGAACCGGCGGCGCATCACGGAACTGGCGGGCGGCGGCGAGATCAGTGCCGACACGCTGCTGCGCGATTTCGGGTTCAGCGGCGACAAGCTCACCGCGCGGGTGGCCGACTTGTCCGGCGGGGAGCGGCGCAGGCTGCAGTTCCTGCGGCTGTTGCTCGACGAGCCGAACGTGCTGCTGCTCGACGAGCCGACCAACGACCTCGACATCGACACGCTGACCGTCATCGAGGACTACCTGGACGGCTGGCCCGGCACGCTGATCGTCGTGACCCATGACCGCTACTTCCTCGAACGGGTCTGCGACGTCACCTACGCGTTGACCGGCGGCGGCCGCTGCGAGCTGTTGCCCGGCGGGATCGAGCAGTATCTGGCGGGCCGCGCGGTCGCGGCTTCGCGGGCCGCCCCGGCATCGTCGGAATCGGCCCCACAGGTCGAGACCGCATCGGCGCGGGAGCGGCGCGCCGGCAAGGAGATGGCCCGCATCGAGGGACAGCTGGAAAAGCTCGAGGCGCGGATCGCCGAACTGCACGAGGCGATGGCCGAGGCCGCCGCGGACCATGTGCGGCTGGGCGAGTTAAATGTCGAGCTTCAGGAGTTGTTGGGCCGCAAGGAATCTCTCGAGGAAGCCTGGCTGGCCGCGGCCGAGGCCTGA
- the argH gene encoding argininosuccinate lyase: MSTNEGSLWGGRFSDGPSDALAALSKSTHFDWVLAPYDIRASKAHARVLFDAGLLTDEQRDGLVAGLESLAADVANGSFGPMATDEDVHGALERGLIDRVGPELGGRLRAGRSRNDQVATLFRMWLRDAIRRVADGALQVVDALTTQAAAHPTAIMPGKTHLQSAQPILLAHHLLAHAHPLLRDVDRLADFDKRAAVSPYGSGALAGSSLGLNPDAIAEDLGFDAAADNSVDATASRDFAAEAAFVLSMIGVDLSRLAEDIILWSTTEFGYVILHDSWSTGSSIMPQKKNPDIAELARGKSGRLIGNLTGLLATLKAQPLAYNRDLQEDKEPVFDSVAQLELLLPAMAGLVATLRFDVDRMAELAPLGYTLATDVAEWLVRRGVPFRVAHEAAGAAVRAAEARGVGLEELTDAELAGIHPELTAQVREVLTVEGSVNSRDARGGTAPIQVAKQLGVVRNSADRLRRRLRG; this comes from the coding sequence ATGAGCACCAACGAGGGGTCGCTGTGGGGCGGACGGTTCTCTGATGGACCGTCGGATGCGCTCGCCGCGTTGTCGAAGTCGACCCACTTCGACTGGGTGCTCGCGCCGTACGACATCCGGGCGTCGAAAGCGCACGCGCGAGTGCTGTTCGACGCCGGACTGCTGACCGACGAGCAGCGTGACGGCCTGGTCGCAGGCCTGGAAAGCCTGGCCGCCGACGTCGCCAACGGTAGCTTCGGGCCGATGGCGACCGACGAGGACGTGCACGGCGCGCTCGAACGCGGCCTCATCGATCGCGTCGGCCCTGAACTCGGCGGCCGCCTGCGGGCCGGCCGATCCCGAAATGACCAGGTGGCCACGCTGTTTCGGATGTGGCTGCGCGACGCGATCAGACGCGTCGCGGACGGTGCCCTGCAGGTCGTCGACGCGTTGACGACCCAGGCCGCCGCCCACCCGACCGCGATCATGCCGGGCAAGACGCACCTGCAGTCCGCGCAGCCCATCCTCCTCGCGCACCATCTGCTGGCCCACGCGCATCCGCTGCTGCGCGACGTCGACCGACTGGCGGACTTCGACAAGCGGGCGGCGGTGTCACCCTACGGGTCCGGCGCCCTGGCCGGTTCGTCGCTGGGCCTTAACCCCGATGCGATCGCCGAGGACCTCGGCTTCGATGCGGCGGCCGACAACTCCGTCGACGCCACCGCATCGCGCGACTTCGCCGCCGAGGCGGCGTTCGTGCTCTCGATGATCGGCGTCGACCTGTCCCGGCTGGCCGAGGACATCATCCTCTGGAGCACAACCGAATTCGGTTACGTCATCTTGCACGACTCCTGGTCGACCGGAAGCTCGATCATGCCCCAGAAGAAGAACCCCGACATCGCGGAGTTGGCCCGCGGCAAGTCGGGTCGGCTGATCGGCAACCTCACCGGGTTGCTGGCCACACTCAAGGCCCAGCCGCTGGCATACAACCGGGACCTGCAGGAGGACAAGGAACCGGTGTTCGACTCCGTCGCGCAGCTGGAACTGCTGCTGCCGGCCATGGCGGGATTGGTGGCGACGCTGCGCTTCGATGTCGACCGGATGGCCGAGCTCGCGCCGCTGGGCTACACCTTGGCCACCGATGTCGCCGAGTGGCTGGTGCGCAGGGGAGTGCCGTTCCGGGTCGCGCACGAAGCGGCCGGTGCCGCGGTGCGCGCAGCGGAGGCGCGCGGTGTCGGGCTGGAGGAACTCACCGACGCCGAACTCGCCGGCATACACCCGGAGCTCACGGCGCAGGTGCGCGAAGTGCTGACCGTCGAGGGCTCGGTGAACTCCCGCGACGCCCGCGGAGGCACCGCACCCATCCAGGTCGCCAAGCAGCTCGGCGTCGTGCGAAATTCCGCGGACCGGCTGCGGCGTCGGTTGAGGGGATGA